In the Malaclemys terrapin pileata isolate rMalTer1 chromosome 12, rMalTer1.hap1, whole genome shotgun sequence genome, one interval contains:
- the LOC128846625 gene encoding olfactory receptor 4D9-like: MEQQNFTSIVTEFVLLGLTQNQQLKHFLFVVFFVVYMTTWLGNFTIIITVISDHRLCTPMYFLLANLAFIDVSDSSVNAPHFLSGLLSQHKTVSFEECILQMFFFHFIGGAMVFFLVGMAIDRYVAIYKPLRYLIIMNRGMCTGLVVLAWLGGLAHSAVQIGLLLQLPFCGPNIVDNFYCDVPQVITLACTDTYLVELQMVFNGRVLLIILFISLLISYTIILVKIRTHVTEGKHKALSTCGAQILVVSLIFIPGIFIYAQPFKKFTLDKAASVCFTVISQMLNPMIYTLRNAEMKMAIKRLMSRMLLS, translated from the coding sequence ATGGAGCAGCAGAACTTCACCAGTATAGTGACTGAATTTGTTCTCTTGGGCCTCACCCAGAATCAGCAACTGAAGCATTTTCTCTTTGTGGTCTTCTTTGTAGTCTACATGACCACCTGGCtggggaacttcaccatcatCATCACGGTGATCTCCGACCACCGACTCTGCACCCCCATGTACTTCCTGCTGGCCAACCTGGCTTTTATAGATGTCAGCGACTCCTCAGTCAATGCTCCCCACTTTCTTTCAGGTCTTCTCTCCCAGCATAAAACCGTCTCCTTTGAGGAGTGCATCCTCCAGATGTTCTTCTTCCACTTCATCGGGGGTGCAATGGTGTTTTTTCTTGTGGGGATGGCCATTGATCGTTACGTGGCCATCTATAAACCACTGAGATATTTGATTATCATGAACCGAGGCATGTGCACAGGGTTAGTGGTACTGGCATGGCTCGGTGGATTGGCTCACTCTGCTGTTCAAATTGGACTTCTCCTCCAGTTACCATTCTGTGGGCCTAACATCGTAGACAATTTTTACTGTGATGTCCCACAAGTCATCACACTGGCCTGCACTGACACCTACTTGGTTGAACTGCAGATGGTCTTCAATGGTAGAGTGCTCCTCATCATACTATTTATCAGTCTGCTGATTTCCTACACCATCATCTTAGTCAAGATCAGGACACATGTCACGGAAGGAAAACACAAGGCTCTGTCCACCTGTGGAGCCCAGATCTTGGTTGTGAGCTTAATATTCATTCCTGGCATCTTCATCTATGCTCAGCCCTTTAAGAAGTTCACCCTGGACAAGGCAGCCTCAGTCTGTTTCACAGTCATCTCCCAAATGCTGAACCCAATGATCTACACATTGAGAAATGCAGAGATGAAAATGGCCATCAAGAGGCTGATGAGCAGAATGCTATTATCATAG